The Aspergillus flavus chromosome 2, complete sequence region CAAATTCTCCGCAATATTCGTTTCATTAACGTGGCCCTGGACGAAATTCTCCACGGATGCCGCACTATAAGACTGGCCCATGATAAATCGCGAGTTCATATTGAAAAGATCCGACacgaagaagatgtagaCGACCAAAACCACTAAGAATAGCCCAAATAAGCGCAACATGATCATGCATCCGTGTGTTCTCATGTTTGTACGAGCGCCATTAAGATCAATGGTAAAGCGGAAACTCGGCAGAAATCGGCGTATAGGAAGATGAATGGCAGATAGGGATCGCGTCAAACTACTGATTCGCTTCGAAAATCGAGAACGTAATAATCGAGAGCGTTGGGACGATTGTTGATCGCCGTCCTCCACGTCCATCTCATGTAATTCCCGTTGCAACTCTTCAAGTGAGCCCCTTTCCGAGTCGGCGCCCGTGGAGTCGAGACCATCCAGGCTATCTCGGACAGATTCGACCGTAGGAGGCTGGTATCCATGAGGCCTGGGCCTGGCACTTTCGCGGGCAGTGACATCGTCGACATTGTGAAGTAGACCTTGCCTCTCGGATTCGTCGTTCGCTTCGGGGCCGAGGTTGGATCGGGAGGAGCTCGGGCGGGCACCAACGGCTTCTTCGTAGGAGGGAATAGGGAGGGCTTCGTATTCGAACTTACTGTCGTTGCCCATGGTGGAAGATCTGGGGCTCCGGGGAGCCGTGCGAGTTGGACCGAGTCACAGATACCGGACTAAGCGGGATCATGATCTGGATGAAAAAGGAGTGATAGCCGCAAACATGCTCCCAGATCGGAGTGAAGGCAGGAAGGACTGGAAGAAAAAACAGTTTAGGAGAAAgggaataaagaaaagaaggggtAAAGGGACCGTAGAGGGGTAGCGGTCCGCGAAAAGGAGAGGTCTCTAACAGGTCgatatttaattagtaaaTGATAGATAGAGTCGAAGGAAGTCTGAGGCGTCGTCGTTGTCCTTTCCCCAGAATGCAGTCGAAAAGCGTGGCGCAGGCGAAACGAGAACTAAGACCCACGCTCGGCACTCCGATCCTAAGCAGGCAGAagggtttttttcttctttgccctGAGTCTTTATTGTACCAGACATACATCGTCCGGAATGACCGTGGAGCTTCAGACCCCTTGCAGGCTCCATGGATGCAGATAAGAATCTTTAATCAATTCAACTACTTTGAATGAGTGACGAGCGAAGAGCGCGATAGAAAAGCAGATTCACCTGACCATGACCGTTGATCGTTCTAGATTACTATTACCATACCGTACATACCGCTATATTTATGCCTCAAGTATATCAGACGCCAACGTTTCTCATTCATTGAATACCCTAATTCTATATCATTTTCGTTCTCCTATTTATATATGACACTGGCCTCCTCTAAACATCCAGTATGCCACAAGAAACACATTATACCAGCACTCACAATCGTTGGATGCTAGATTTGGACCCCGAACTTAGGGTTAAAAAACTGCCCTAGGAGGGATCGTCCATGGGTGAACTAATGTACGGCATTACGTTGGTACGTCCCATCTAAGTATTCATGAATTTCGATCTCTATATTTTCTGTCAAAGGACTTGACCCACTGTTAGGTGGGTCGAATCATTTGTACATCCAATGTCCATATCGGTTGTCCAATATATGGCGGGCACTCTTTCCGGTTAAATCTCAGATTCTCTTCGTATATTTAAATCCTACCCTTCATTTAAAATTGAACAAGACTCGCCTGCTATATCATGTGAACTGTCCAGTTCACATTGCGATATACGTATTGTACCATAATGGCCAATATCAACCCTTTTCGGTCCAGGCGACTAGCTTATCGAGCCGTTGAAGATACaccagaagacgatgatTTCATTCACTCCATCCAGTCTGACCCCCTATCGTACGCGACTTCAAACTCGACACTGTTGAAACCTCAAACGAAGCGTGATACATTAAATGGCTACAAGAAACATCTCATGGAGGATGCACTTTTAGCAGTTATCATTTTACTACCAACCCAGAATGTCCATGATCAGCCTGGTACGGCCGGCCCTCCCCAGGAAATCTGGACGTCGATCGGGATTATTGCTCTCAAAAAGGATGAGCCGGGTCACGGCCATCATCGCAAAAGTTCTATCAGCATCGATATTGCCAAGCCCTATCAGAATCATGGCTACGGAAGCGAAGCGATTGAATGGGTGGTAGATTGGGGGTTTCGGAAAGCTGGCTTGCACCGCATCGCAGTTGAAGCTTTCTCTTATAACCCGGGCGCAACGCGCCTCTATGAGCGCTTGGGATTTCAATTCGAGGGACGCCAAAGAGAGGCTATCTGGTACGATGGAGATTGGCATGATCTGTTAATCTTCGGTATGCTGGAC contains the following coding sequences:
- a CDS encoding putative GNAT family acetyltransferase; the encoded protein is MGELMYGITLFTLRYTYCTIMANINPFRSRRLAYRAVEDTPEDDDFIHSIQSDPLSYATSNSTLLKPQTKRDTLNGYKKHLMEDALLAVIILLPTQNVHDQPGTAGPPQEIWTSIGIIALKKDEPGHGHHRKSSISIDIAKPYQNHGYGSEAIEWVVDWGFRKAGLHRIAVEAFSYNPGATRLYERLGFQFEGRQREAIWYDGDWHDLLIFGMLDREWKTQQQKKSKKGSSEQF